Within Saccharomycodes ludwigii strain NBRC 1722 chromosome IV, whole genome shotgun sequence, the genomic segment ttttttttttttttatatatataaagggAAACAaacggaaaaaaaaacattcaTATGCAAGAAGAATGCCAAATTTattacgaaaaaaaaaaaaaaattaatcaaacaaaaagaattgatttcctataatgataaataataatgacatAAAGTTAATGCCCAAAAatcccaaaaaaaaaaaaaaaaaagaatatttaattacTTTCAGCACACAATTCTTAAATACTTCATATGTATGGTTTTTTATACGtcttataaacaaaaagaaaacattaACCGATTAAagacaaaattttttttttaaaaaaaaaaaaaaagaaaaaaaaaaaacacataagagaatatatactttttttttttttttccttcatTCATTCACTCAATATTTATCTGCTTTAATCTAAAGCAGTAGCACcggtaataatatcaacCAATTCATTGGTAATAACAGCTTGTCTAGTTCTGTTATACAAAATAGAGTATCTGTTAATCATGTCACCGGCATTCTTGGAAGCGTTATCCATCGCATTTCTTCTAGCAGAAACCTCAGCACAGTAACCATTACCCATAGATGCCAAGATTTTGTTAGCTAAAGCAAACTCAAACAAATCTTGTGGGACACCAGCGTCACCATCAATCTCATATCTGGAAATGCCTGgagattttttaatttgttcaGCAGAATAAACTGGTTCAATACTTGGTTCAAAACTTAAAGAAGAAACCGGATTGTTATAATGGATTTCTACAGTTGTGTATGGGGTTTTTTCAGCAGCAAAGTCCAAAATCTTATTAGCAATCAAAGAACTTTCTTCAAAAGTTGGTGCACTCTTACCGACACCGTTGAAGGCCAATTTCAAATTACTAGCATGGGTTCTCATGATTTGATTCTTAATCTTATCaccaatagtaataacatCGGCAGTTGGAATTTCCTTTAATCTATTTCTGACTGCTTTAGCCAATTGAGAGTGAATAGAACCACACAAACCCTTATCAGATGTGATGGCAATAATCAAATTTGTTggttctttttcttcttctttaacTTCTGCAGTTTCAGCATTGTTATAAAAAGTTTGATCGGCTTTAACATATTGATCTGAAGTAACTTTTGCACGTTCTGCTTTGGTTAAACGAGTGGAAGCAACAATTTTCATTGTCTTTGTGatcttttcaatatttttaatagattTTAATCTGGTCTCAATTTCTCTCAAAGTGGCATAATTTCTTTGagaattaattaaagaacGAGATAAATTGGTACCGACAGTTTTGTACATTGTGTATTTATGAATTCCTTGATTTCTctgtttttcttcttttccctTAAACAGGTGAATTTTATAGatttaatcaaaaaatgTACGTTGCCTGCCAGAAAAGGACGTAATAGAAAGaccagaaaaaaaacttaaaaaaaaaaaaaaaaggctgTTGGTTAACAAGCTTgggaaaatataaaataaaattaagtTTGGAAAGCAGGgagagaaaagaagaaaaatagataaaaaaaatatataaaaaatatatataaaaaaaaaaaaaaaaaaaaaaagtttttattagGAGAGGGAAAttcaaacaataaaatcattGTGATGTGATTGGCTGTTGGAAAATAACTTAGAAAAGCATTTAGAGATACATTTATCATTCTATACGTTCGGAAAAGGGAtaagttattttattgtccGAGAAGGCGGATTTGGAATTAAAGgataattaattaattaattaattattatattttaataccCATGCACGagttatctttttttttgaaacgcacgtgttatttatttaatttgttgataataatttaaaagagtttaaaagatatttaataaggttatatatatatatatatatataagaagctttttggaaataagaataagaaagaaagaaagaaagaaagaaacaaaGAAAGGAAGAGCTCTTCCATTCATTGAATTTTTACTGTtagttaaaatataatacaCCAGACATCGGACAATAGGACAATAGGACATCGGACAACACGGAAAGGGaaagaatataaatatcatttttccttaacaaaaaaaaataaaataaaaaagttatcaCCATAGCTTTTTCCTACCCCCttaccaaaaaataaaaaaaaaaaagaaatttaaaaaaaaaaaaataataataattagaaaacaaaacctttttttttttcgtattttttcaattgtttttttttttttttttttttttttttcttttccttccAAATTATTAACTCATTACcctttgttttattaaaaaaaaaattattaaaatttcttaTTTCATTCATGGATATTCAAAAACAGCTATATTCAAAGGACATAATAAATACCTTATACCTAATGGATAAACCTAGAACAGATTCATTAGAAGAAGTAGCACGATCACTATCAATATCTTCAACCACTTCATCCACAACTAGCagtaatagtagtaatagCACAACTACAAGCctcaatgaaaataaagataatcTTAATTCATTTCTAAGAGGTAGAAAGGCTAGTACTAGTTtaagaatttttttggacAGTAGCAATACTAACAACGACAAATTAAATAGAAATTGTTCCACTACTGCCAATAATACCACCACAACCAGTAACCTTTCTGCGCCTCCAAATGAGAgttatattatttctaaTGAACCAGAAAATCCAAAAACTCCGAACTCACCTACActtgaaacaaaaaatgcTAACAACAATGAAAAGGAGATCGAGTTAGTAGAACTGCTAAAATCtgataacaacaaaaatggCAACACTAATACCAGAAACCTTAATAGTAGAGTTTCTGAAGTCAATGTTCCATATAGAAGAAACTCTATAGAAGACACTTTATACAAATACAGAAGAGGATCTTTTACTTCTGTGCCTAATAAAACTAATGTTAATAACATTGTAAATCCCCTAAGCAATACCGCAAATGAGGagtataataaaatgtcAGAGTTTAATTTCTCTAAGGGGAGAACTTCCACCATCACTGCTAACAATAATGCCACGGAGACAaacgttaaaaaaaactatacCAACCATAGTAAACATAACAAAACGTGTCATGTTGCTCATCATGAAATTGACGGCGAAGGCGATTTAAAACCGCCTGTGTCTTTTGCCACGTACTATCCTCATAAGAAAAGTACGGATTCAACTTTATTGAATAATGGAAAACCAACTAATGGTGCTACCAAAAGTAAGAACATAGCTGCCAGCACCATGCTTTTTGATTCCTCCCCAGAACTACTaaatattgatgaaaaCGCGATTGTAGATGAGGAGGAGGAGAAGGAGGAGGatgaaaaacaagaaaatatcACTGAGGAcattaataacagtaatatCGGATCTGCAACGGCTCCTCATACACTAGAAACTATCCAACAATCATCCAGTAGCACCCTTATTAAAACCGTTAGTAAGGGCAATCAAAATCAAGAAAAGGGAcggaagaaagaaaatccAGAGGAAGAAGACCAAGATCAGGAATATCCGTTGGCTGTTGAATTAGAaccttttaataataaagttggCGGACACACTGctatttttagattttcCAAGATGGCAGTTTGTAAAGCATTAGTTAATAGAGAAAATCGTTGGTATGAAAATATCGAATTGAACCATGAAGATTTATTACAATTTATGCCCAAATACATAGGGGTATTGAATGTTCGGCAACACTACAATTCTCACGAAGATATGATGAAGGCTATGGccaaaaagaaacataagaataaaaagcaGCCACATCATTCTTCGAGTGCTACTAGCAGtggtaaaagaaaaagaaaaaatatcaatacaGCTGGTGCTGTTAACCGAACAAACAGTTTTGTTGAAGTTTTACTAGACGATAACAAACACATAATTCCAAATTCGTTGCTGTATAAATATCAATCCTCACTAACGAGATGTTCTTCCCTTCATCTAAGAAAAGAACATGACCAGTGTGGTTATACCAGTGTCTCGAGTGGTCCAAATTCTGTTTCAACCTCTCCCAACAGTGCACCAAACTCTAGAAGCGTGACTGTTGCCAATTCACCGTTATTAAAACCCGTGGAcaacattaataataataataataataataataataataataataataataataataataatggtgatgatgatgaccTGATGATGTTAATAAATGATAGAAGTACTACGATGATCAACACCAAACTACAAGAGCAAGTTTTATCTGAAGTATTTGCACCAAgaaattgtaaaaaaaattactataataattatattaataacattaCTACCGATACAAACACTCCTAATAATGAAACTGTCAATAACACCATTAACACTATGGCCCAAGGCGTTAGAAGAAGATGTAGTGATTCATTAACTGAGCATACTGTGGCTgatttaaaacaatttaGGTGCCACAGTGGTACTGCGCTTAGTAGTAGCAAAAAATGTGTTTCAGCtgataatttgaaaatatcgAAGAGAAGCAATTCGATGGATAATCACAAGGGACACGAAGAGACCATATTTGAAATGGAAATTGCAAACAATGCTTCTTCTGCTCCTACTGCGCCCAACAACATACACCACCAACGGACAACAAGTGTGGAAAATATAATCATCGAGCCAGATGACTGTACCATAGTTTCTAAATACATTTTGTTGGAAGATTTGACCAGAAAATTACGCAAGCCATGTGttttagatttaaaaatgggTACAAGACAATATGGTGTTGATGCTCTAGACACAAAGCAATCCtcacaaagaaaaaaatgttttcaaACAACATCCAGACTATTGGGGTGTAGAATATGTGGGTTGAAAATTTGGGATGTCGGTGAACAAAAGTTTCTTACTAGAGACAAATATTTTGGCAGGAGAGTTAAAATTGGTTGGCAATTCGCTAGGATCTTGGCCAGATTTTTGTATAATGGTGTTTATGTATctagtattattaaacaaatacCTAAACTGATTTATGACTTAGATAAGTTGCAGAAGtgtatattaaatttaaaagggTATAGGTTGTATGGTgcttctttattattaaagtaTGATGGTGAGGCGAAGGAAGAGcagcaacagcagcagGTTCACGATGGGAATGCCGTTGATGAAGACGATGATGAGGATAatgattttgatatttGTAGATTACACTTGATAGATTTTGCACAGTGTGTTATTAAGGAGGatgttattgaaaatttcaataatttaaaaatccCTCCATCTACTTCGTTAGAATATGAGGATCGTGGGTTCGTTAGAGGGctaaaaagtttaaaattttacatGTTGCATTTATGGAAATACTTAACTAATGATCAtccattaatttttaaaaaggaagaaatgGCACAATATTTAAGGGATAACAAAGATAATTGTTATAAAAATTGGGATTGGTTAGATGAGTTTGATAAAGAAGACGAGTTGCAATTTGATGATTTAGAAAGTCCACTGAGGAAAAAATGGAGAAAGTAtgaattaatatttgatattGAACCACATCATAATATTGACGAGGAAGTGAGTGAATAATGGCGACGGTAGCTTTGTTGTTTGTAAGATTAtgtaatatatacatatgaGTGGTACAAGCTATTCACTTGTTATGCTTTGATCttagtttatatatataccacTGAtctaatgataataagTGCAGAAAGACAAGAATAGTGTATAATATCATATACATATGACTGACCCACACGAGTTATTGAAATGAAGCCCCTTAGAaatgtgtgtgtgtgtgtgtgtgtgttttTAGCTCCATATATATCTCATTCTTTTGagttataatatatacatgACTTGTACACACATACTTTtgtattaaataataatataaatatcatTCTTTCAgggtttattattaaaaaaaaatagattacTATGTATCCTTTTTCTTgacaataaaacaaatatttatgaACAACATTAGAGCCAATTGATATCTGCAGAAAGTGACATATATACTTATCTCCTTTTCAAAGATATATGAAAGGGGGGATAAAAGAAACCTCCTGAAATCAGTTAGCAGAACTTAAGTTTGTTCACTTGGATTTATTCTCCCAGCTTAGAGAGACCAGTTTACATGTGATTTATTTGAAAGCATATAAACAGCCAAAAATACTGGTGAAGCtatactttttattaattttttttttatttcatggcgtaaaaagaaggaaaaaaaagagagaaagaggaaacgaaaagtaaaaaaaaaaaaagaaaaaaaaaaggaaaaggggCGAGCTGGTAAATTGTtgataaaagaaaaagtttttctctttttctcgCGACACGTTTAAACCTTTGAGAAATTCTTgaatatatgtataattGATAGAATATCTTTTATAAAAGCAAAATAGACTATTTGgcaaaatacaaataagaaaaataaataaaataaaaaaaaaaaaaaaaaaaaaaaaaagaataatgaTAAACAACTATTAAATAGCAATACAATTATGGAAGACTTCACTAAAAATAGCATTGATGAATATgttgatgaagaagaaagaaattttaTAGAGCAGCGCGAGATGCTAATACAAGATATAGACCAAACCATGAAATCtattttaaagaatttgGGTACCTTTAACGTCATACTGGAGAATATAAACGATATAGGtaaagattttgaaaatgttaCAAAATTGTGggaatttttttacacTGGATTACAACAAGGGCAATCGCAACAGATAGAAGAAGAGGGAAATGAAAGGAAACAGGGGAATGAAGATCAAATTATCATATAAGTAATAAGGTAACATATTTTAGAATATAAACTTAATATACAGAGTTTTATGCGGATATGTAAAACTAAACCTCAGTTTCAATTTGTTAGCTAGCTATAATtctatattaaaataagatgttattttcattttctagTAATTTTCTTGTGTAAAGATGGGATTTTGTATTTCTTGGATAATCCGGCTCTAATTTGGAAATGCTTGTTTTCTGGAGTATTTCCTTCTTTATTGGTAATAGTAGAcatatttatcttttgaGCGCCAACGTTacaatgatttattatattttttaaaggtTTGTGAATTATCAAATTTCTCTTGTTAGACCTTAGTTGGTTTTTGATGCAATTTACCTTTGTGTTTTCTCTGTCATCGTTGCTTTCTTCATTAAATCTAAAGTCTTTCTTAATACTTTTGTCATTGCTGGTATTGGCATGAGATTCCTTTACATTTATTGGGAAATCATCCATACATTGTATTTCTAATTTGGGAGTAGAACTATATATTGGTGGTGATACAGTATTACCATTAAAAATTCCTTTACAAATTAAAGGAGAAATTTCTCTGTCTGAATTACCTGCACCCATTTTATTTAGGGGTGCAATAGAGAAATAGTCTATATAAATCGATTCACTGTCACGATGGGTATTATGGTATTCAGTATAATTAAGCATGGTAGTATGCCCTCTTTTGCACAATCTTTGAAACATCAGCCTGTTATCATTTCTACTTTTGCCGCCATTACCAAAAcgtttttcaaaaataaaagtagtATCTGTTTTGCTCCTTAGTCTTTTTGTTACTTTATAATCTCTGGTTCTATCTTCGTTCAAGTTACTGTTAGATCTAATACTGTCTAAATCATACAACATTGtgcaatttattttaaaattaatttattgttgACTTGTCTTCTTATTTATATgtaattgttttatataaCAGGAAAAAGTCAAAAATGCTTTGTATAAGTAACCGCTGACACTTTTGCCaacaatttattatcatttttattattgattttattttttaattatctTACCGTTTTGATCACGTGAATCCGGgttaatgatttttttttttttttcaaggcTTGCACAAAAAAAGATCGATGTTTTAAAGCAGAAccttcttttaaattacaAGATTCAATCATCTTTTTGTTTCGTATATTATCAACAAATGCATGTCAAAAGAGCTACAGATGGAAATACTCAATCTATTGAAAGATAGTCATCATTAATTAGTCcgctttttcatttttttttttgaaatatttcaaaaatatccaTATACATGTGCATTTGGTTCAACACACTCAGAACTTCATTGAATATAAAATCAGGTTTCTAAtctttagttttttttttgtttttttttttttttcctacaGCATTTATACCTGATGTCATCACTATTGCTTAAACATTATTACTGGAACAGAAAGGAGTGTTTTGTTAATCGGAAATATTAACAAGAAGAAAactgactttttttttccccatATGTAATGATATAGTGGTAGTATGACATGGTATAAGAATGatgtaaaattttaaactaTTTGATTTTGGTAACCTCTTTACACCCACTTATCGCATAGCTAGCtttgttaatttatttgtatGGGCTCCTACAGAATAAGCGACAAGGAGGAAAATCCAGTTGCTTTATTCCTTCATTGTGTATTTTTGAAGGGTAACTTTCATCTTTGAAAGTATTTTGCTGAATGTTAATGCAACCAGTTTACAGGggaaaacaaattattaaataaagatgGGATTTAATTTAAGTTTACAGAATTATTAAACtgcatttttttgtgtatTTTCTAGCTTAAATTATGGTTAATCCtacgttattattatttactatTATAGAAtggcatttttttttcattaattatatatttataatttttgaagATTCTCTTTTGCTGTTATTAAATGGGGATCAATccttgtttatttttttttagcagtttttgttttactCATTATATTGTATTTAAACCATTTTTAAAGACAATACTGTAACTAGGATAAGAAtagctaaaaaaaaaaaaaaaaagaaagaaaaaagaaagaaaaaagtcgAGTGTAGTACTTGTCATGaaaatgcttttttttagtgGATTTTAAGcaaaataccaaaaaaagaattattttatttatgaaagtttttctttttttaaaaaaaaaaaaaatccatTCATCAATGAGTTTGAGTTGTGGCTATCCGAATGTGAAATATGTTTTGGGTAATAATTAAATGATCGGTGAATGATGGCTTACCtttcaaaagaaatattatttttgtttgtttcttttctaTATTACTGATAATGctttataattttcatGTTAGcaaaagaggaagaggaggcaaaagaaaagaaggaagaaaaaaataaaggagTAGgttgaatttgaaaaaatgtatttatactttttataCTTTTCACTTATTCAATACTTTGACgtagaaatattattcattttttgtgAATAATATAGCATTGTATGTCTTTATTAAACAACATTTTGtctgttatattttttttttttttttcaattacaCTTTCtcttactttttttaacgATATATGAACAGATTTAGCATTATGAgaatgaaaatttttggaacagtttttatcttttatcttttatttttt encodes:
- a CDS encoding uncharacterized protein (hypothetical protein (putative homolog of Saccharomyces cerevisiae YDR014W-A | HED1 | High copy suppressor of rED1)), with the protein product MLYDLDSIRSNSNLNEDRTRDYKVTKRLRSKTDTTFIFEKRFGNGGKSRNDNRLMFQRLCKRGHTTMLNYTEYHNTHRDSESIYIDYFSIAPLNKMGAGNSDREISPLICKGIFNGNTVSPPIYSSTPKLEIQCMDDFPINVKESHANTSNDKSIKKDFRFNEESNDDRENTKVNCIKNQLRSNKRNLIIHKPLKNIINHCNVGAQKINMSTITNKEGNTPENKHFQIRAGLSKKYKIPSLHKKITRK
- the KCS1 gene encoding inositol polyphosphate kinase KCS1 (similar to Saccharomyces cerevisiae YDR017C | KCS1 | pKC1 Suppressor) — encoded protein: MDKPRTDSLEEVARSLSISSTTSSTTSSNSSNSTTTSLNENKDNLNSFLRGRKASTSLRIFLDSSNTNNDKLNRNCSTTANNTTTTSNLSAPPNESYIISNEPENPKTPNSPTLETKNANNNEKEIELVELLKSDNNKNGNTNTRNLNSRVSEVNVPYRRNSIEDTLYKYRRGSFTSVPNKTNVNNIVNPLSNTANEEYNKMSEFNFSKGRTSTITANNNATETNVKKNYTNHSKHNKTCHVAHHEIDGEGDLKPPVSFATYYPHKKSTDSTLLNNGKPTNGATKSKNIAASTMLFDSSPELLNIDENAIVDEEEEKEEDEKQENITEDINNSNIGSATAPHTLETIQQSSSSTLIKTVSKGNQNQEKGRKKENPEEEDQDQEYPLAVELEPFNNKVGGHTAIFRFSKMAVCKALVNRENRWYENIELNHEDLLQFMPKYIGVLNVRQHYNSHEDMMKAMAKKKHKNKKQPHHSSSATSSGKRKRKNINTAGAVNRTNSFVEVLLDDNKHIIPNSLLYKYQSSLTRCSSLHLRKEHDQCGYTSVSSGPNSVSTSPNSAPNSRSVTVANSPLLKPVDNINNNNNNNNNNNNNNNNNNGDDDDLMMLINDRSTTMINTKLQEQVLSEVFAPRNCKKNYYNNYINNITTDTNTPNNETVNNTINTMAQGVRRRCSDSLTEHTVADLKQFRCHSGTALSSSKKCVSADNLKISKRSNSMDNHKGHEETIFEMEIANNASSAPTAPNNIHHQRTTSVENIIIEPDDCTIVSKYILLEDLTRKLRKPCVLDLKMGTRQYGVDALDTKQSSQRKKCFQTTSRLLGCRICGLKIWDVGEQKFLTRDKYFGRRVKIGWQFARILARFLYNGVYVSSIIKQIPKLIYDLDKLQKCILNLKGYRLYGASLLLKYDGEAKEEQQQQQVHDGNAVDEDDDEDNDFDICRLHLIDFAQCVIKEDVIENFNNLKIPPSTSLEYEDRGFVRGLKSLKFYMLHLWKYLTNDHPLIFKKEEMAQYLRDNKDNCYKNWDWLDEFDKEDELQFDDLESPLRKKWRKYELIFDIEPHHNIDEEVSE
- the ATP3 gene encoding F1F0 ATP synthase subunit gamma (similar to Saccharomyces cerevisiae YBR039W | ATP3 | ATP synthase); this translates as MYKTVGTNLSRSLINSQRNYATLREIETRLKSIKNIEKITKTMKIVASTRLTKAERAKVTSDQYVKADQTFYNNAETAEVKEEEKEPTNLIIAITSDKGLCGSIHSQLAKAVRNRLKEIPTADVITIGDKIKNQIMRTHASNLKLAFNGVGKSAPTFEESSLIANKILDFAAEKTPYTTVEIHYNNPVSSLSFEPSIEPVYSAEQIKKSPGISRYEIDGDAGVPQDLFEFALANKILASMGNGYCAEVSARRNAMDNASKNAGDMINRYSILYNRTRQAVITNELVDIITGATALD
- the DAD1 gene encoding Dad1p (similar to Saccharomyces cerevisiae YDR016C | DAD1 | Duo1 And Dam1 interacting), which produces MEDFTKNSIDEYVDEEERNFIEQREMLIQDIDQTMKSILKNLGTFNVILENINDIGKDFENVTKLWEFFYTGLQQGQSQQIEEEGNERKQGNEDQIII